One region of Termitidicoccus mucosus genomic DNA includes:
- a CDS encoding putative transporter has protein sequence MNAWLRFWEHSTAGHQLIAFALVAAGGLALSRLRIGKVSVGIAGVLFAGLVFARSGVRVEHHVLEFIREFGLILFVFSIGLQLGPGFFSSLRRTGLKLNLLAAGNVLLGVAVCVVILHLSGMPLPVAAGLLSGATTNTPSLAAAQQALVEIGAGDEAVQTQGVAYALAYPFGVCGVIIAMFAARRFVARRLPASGAAEAASPMAREEPKVGRANLEVRNPGLAGSTIAGSFAKVRGLNVSRLRRGDTLCVPTPAHVLAAGDQLLVVGLPDALAQARMLAGGEAAQDLRELDGPVINRRVIVTHREVIGKNFTTLQLQARFGVAATRLSRHGMEFAPEPGLRVQFGDILTLVGTSDAIAETARLLGDSPKELDHTRVGPFFLGILLGVLLGMVPVALPGLPAPVRLGLAGGPLVVAILLGRLGSIGPMVWYVPPNASLALREIGIVLFLACVGLKSGDMFFQYLFSVQGLGWMALGTAITLVPVMFTAWMARRFARLPLPETCGLLAGSMTDPPALAFAQQTHEGTGTSVAYATVYPLVMLLRVLTAQMLVFFAA, from the coding sequence ATGAACGCGTGGCTTCGCTTCTGGGAGCACTCGACCGCGGGGCACCAGCTCATCGCGTTTGCCTTGGTCGCGGCGGGCGGGCTCGCGCTCAGCCGGTTGAGAATCGGCAAGGTGAGCGTCGGCATCGCCGGCGTGTTGTTCGCGGGGCTCGTTTTCGCGCGGTCAGGGGTGAGGGTGGAGCATCACGTGCTCGAGTTCATTCGCGAGTTCGGGCTGATCCTGTTTGTCTTTTCCATCGGACTCCAGCTCGGCCCCGGCTTTTTTTCGTCGCTGCGCCGCACGGGGCTGAAGCTCAATCTGCTGGCGGCGGGCAATGTCCTGCTCGGCGTCGCGGTCTGCGTGGTGATTCTGCACCTCTCAGGCATGCCGCTGCCGGTGGCGGCGGGCCTGCTGTCCGGCGCGACGACCAACACCCCCAGCCTCGCCGCCGCGCAACAGGCGCTCGTCGAGATCGGCGCGGGCGACGAGGCCGTGCAGACGCAGGGCGTCGCCTACGCGCTGGCCTATCCGTTTGGCGTGTGCGGCGTGATCATCGCCATGTTCGCGGCGCGGAGGTTCGTCGCGCGTCGGCTGCCGGCCAGCGGCGCGGCCGAGGCGGCCTCGCCGATGGCCCGGGAGGAGCCGAAAGTCGGGCGCGCGAACCTGGAGGTGCGCAACCCGGGGCTGGCGGGCTCCACGATCGCCGGTTCCTTTGCCAAGGTGCGCGGGTTGAATGTCTCGCGCCTGCGGCGCGGCGACACGCTTTGCGTGCCTACGCCCGCCCATGTGCTCGCCGCCGGCGACCAGTTGCTCGTCGTCGGCCTGCCCGACGCGCTCGCGCAGGCGCGCATGCTAGCGGGCGGCGAGGCGGCGCAGGATTTGCGCGAACTGGACGGCCCGGTGATCAACCGCCGGGTGATCGTCACGCACCGCGAGGTCATCGGGAAGAACTTTACCACCCTCCAGTTGCAGGCGCGTTTCGGCGTGGCCGCCACGCGCTTGTCACGCCATGGCATGGAATTCGCGCCAGAGCCGGGGCTGCGCGTGCAGTTCGGCGACATTCTCACGCTCGTCGGCACCTCCGACGCCATCGCCGAGACGGCGCGCCTGCTCGGCGATTCGCCCAAGGAACTCGACCACACGCGCGTGGGGCCGTTTTTTCTCGGCATCCTCTTGGGCGTCCTACTCGGCATGGTGCCGGTAGCGCTGCCGGGATTGCCCGCGCCGGTGCGGCTCGGACTCGCGGGCGGGCCGCTGGTCGTGGCGATTCTGCTCGGCCGCCTCGGCAGCATCGGCCCGATGGTTTGGTATGTGCCGCCGAATGCCAGCCTCGCCCTGCGCGAGATCGGCATCGTGCTTTTCCTCGCCTGCGTGGGGCTCAAGTCGGGCGACATGTTTTTCCAGTATCTGTTCAGCGTGCAGGGCCTCGGCTGGATGGCACTGGGCACCGCGATCACGCTGGTGCCGGTGATGTTCACCGCGTGGATGGCGCGCCGCTTCGCGCGCCTGCCGCTACCGGAGACCTGCGGGTTGCTCGCGGGGTCGATGACCGATCCGCCCGCGCTCGCCTTCGCCCAGCAGACCCACGAGGGCACGGGCACGTCCGTCGCCTACGCGACCGTGTATCCGCTCGTCATGCTGCTGCGCGTGCTCACCGCGCAAATGCTGGTGTTTTTCGCCGCGTGA
- a CDS encoding ribonucleoside-diphosphate reductase subunit alpha yields the protein MTYIVKDNGKRRLPFDATRISRYLDQIHAEFPQLDLADYKQKLLAFIGTRDDFAADDLIDHMIREAESRTDVHLPQWDAFAARLYLNKLYKKASKNRFYDADDRYGSYVGLQESLAGRGIYSGDILRAYSKDELIEAGLLIDPEKDKLFNYPGLYLLATRYLASPELGEVYELPQERWLTIALCLMQNEPRATRLALVREAYWALSNLYMTVATPTLTNAGKRGGQLSSCFIDTVDDSLQGIYDSNTDCARVSKHGGGVGAYLGFIRSSGSAIRGVARASGGVIPWVKQLNNTAVSVDQLGQRKGAIAVYLDVFHKDIEAFLDLRLNNGDQRLRAHDIFTSVCIPDIFMEAVERRGDWYLFDPHEVHEKKGWYLQDFYDERRGSGTFREKYRELVSDETIGKKIVKAIDIAKRIMLSQLETGTPFMFYRDEVNRMNPNKHLGMIYSSNLCTEILQNMSPTRVIQEIISGDQIVTTKKAGDFVVCNLSSINLARAVTADEKNAELITERPTLERLIDIQVRMLDNVIDLNRLPVPQAAITNQKYRAIGLGTFGWHHLLALKGIDWNSPAAEDYADALYQEINYIAIRASHALAKEKGPGKAFRGSEWQTGEYFQRRGYTSERWRKLAAAVSDGGLRNAWLIAVAPNMSTAQIAGSTASIDPIFSVFYYEEKKDYRRPVIAPDLSLETYPYYERGAYKLDQFASIRQNARRQRHVDQSQSFNFYVPSAIKAGKLLELHLTAWREGLKTTYYVRSNDIDINECEWCSS from the coding sequence ATGACCTATATCGTCAAGGACAACGGCAAACGCCGCCTCCCTTTCGACGCGACGCGCATCAGCCGCTACCTCGATCAAATCCACGCCGAGTTTCCCCAACTCGATCTCGCCGACTACAAGCAAAAGCTCCTCGCCTTCATCGGCACGCGCGACGATTTCGCGGCTGACGACCTGATCGATCACATGATCCGCGAAGCCGAGTCGCGCACCGACGTCCACCTGCCGCAATGGGACGCGTTTGCCGCGCGCCTCTACCTCAACAAGCTCTATAAGAAAGCCAGCAAAAACCGCTTCTACGACGCCGACGACCGCTACGGCTCCTACGTCGGCCTTCAGGAAAGCCTCGCCGGGCGCGGGATTTATTCCGGCGATATTCTCCGCGCCTATTCGAAGGACGAACTCATCGAGGCCGGCCTCCTCATCGACCCGGAGAAAGACAAACTCTTCAACTACCCCGGCCTCTACCTGCTCGCCACGCGCTATCTCGCCAGTCCCGAGCTCGGCGAAGTCTACGAGCTTCCGCAGGAACGCTGGCTCACCATCGCGCTTTGCCTCATGCAAAACGAGCCGCGCGCCACCCGGCTCGCCCTCGTCCGCGAGGCCTACTGGGCGCTCAGCAACCTCTACATGACCGTGGCCACGCCCACGCTCACCAACGCCGGCAAGCGCGGCGGCCAGCTCTCCAGTTGCTTCATCGACACCGTGGACGACTCGCTCCAGGGCATCTACGACAGCAACACCGACTGCGCCCGCGTCAGCAAACACGGCGGCGGTGTCGGCGCCTACCTCGGCTTCATCCGCTCCAGCGGCTCCGCCATCCGCGGCGTCGCGCGCGCCAGCGGCGGCGTCATTCCCTGGGTCAAGCAGCTCAACAACACCGCCGTCAGCGTTGACCAGCTCGGCCAGCGCAAGGGCGCCATCGCCGTTTACCTCGACGTTTTCCACAAGGACATCGAAGCCTTCCTCGACCTCCGCCTCAACAACGGCGACCAGCGCCTCCGCGCCCACGACATCTTCACCTCCGTCTGCATCCCCGACATTTTCATGGAGGCCGTCGAACGCCGCGGCGACTGGTATCTCTTCGACCCGCACGAGGTGCATGAGAAGAAAGGCTGGTATCTCCAAGATTTCTACGACGAGCGGCGAGGCTCCGGCACCTTCCGGGAAAAATACCGGGAACTCGTTTCCGACGAGACCATCGGCAAGAAGATCGTCAAGGCCATCGACATCGCCAAGCGCATCATGCTCAGCCAGCTTGAGACCGGCACGCCCTTCATGTTCTACCGCGACGAGGTCAACCGCATGAACCCCAACAAGCACCTCGGCATGATCTACTCCAGCAACCTCTGCACCGAGATCCTGCAAAACATGAGCCCCACCCGCGTCATCCAGGAAATCATCAGCGGGGACCAGATCGTCACCACGAAAAAGGCCGGCGACTTCGTCGTCTGCAACCTCTCCTCCATCAACCTCGCGCGCGCCGTCACCGCCGACGAGAAAAACGCCGAGCTCATCACCGAGCGCCCCACGCTCGAACGCCTCATCGACATCCAGGTCCGCATGCTCGACAACGTCATCGACCTCAACCGGCTCCCCGTCCCGCAGGCCGCCATCACCAATCAGAAATACCGCGCCATCGGCCTCGGCACCTTCGGCTGGCACCACCTCCTCGCGCTCAAGGGCATCGACTGGAACTCGCCCGCCGCCGAGGACTACGCCGACGCATTGTATCAGGAAATCAACTACATCGCCATCCGGGCCAGCCACGCGCTCGCGAAGGAGAAAGGCCCGGGCAAGGCCTTCCGCGGCAGCGAATGGCAGACCGGCGAGTATTTTCAGCGCCGCGGCTACACCTCCGAACGCTGGCGGAAACTCGCCGCCGCCGTGTCCGACGGAGGGCTGCGCAACGCCTGGCTCATCGCCGTCGCTCCCAATATGAGCACCGCTCAAATCGCCGGCTCCACCGCCTCCATCGACCCGATCTTCAGCGTGTTTTATTACGAGGAAAAGAAGGACTACCGCCGCCCTGTCATCGCGCCCGACCTCTCGCTGGAGACCTATCCCTACTACGAACGCGGCGCCTACAAGCTCGACCAGTTCGCCAGCATCCGCCAGAACGCGCGCCG